The DNA segment CTGGAAGTGACGCCATGATCCGTAGGGACTGGTCATCCCTATCTGTAAAGGAAAAGGGGATTGACAGTACTGCAACAACTAAGTTGGCATTACTCTTCTAAGGGTGCGTTCCCACCAAACcattcaattcaattccattccattcaattcaCGTCATTCAATTCTTTTTGAATGAACACCGTTCCAACCAACGCCATCAGCTTACTTTTCATTCAGGTCATCTAGTATGCAATAAGCCAGTAGTTAAATAATTTCGTCCACTATGGCGATAACCTGACCCTTTACAGTAATACTAATGATGCGATTGATGACAACCACGAGAACATTAGGAGCATGTCAccaacaagaagtacacgaccTACAGTAGAGGCCTTGTCCATTTAAAACATTATTTTGTCTCACCAGGTGGAGCTGTTGAGTGGCAGGACAGAAGCATTCACTAATGAACACACTACACATTGAGTTGTTGTTTATTATGctgtattgtttatatttttaggtataacgttttctatttcatctattGTAACAGTCAAGAATATTCCATACTCAGTTAGATAAGTAAACCTGTAATAAAACTTACCTTTGCATTTCATTTCTTCTGCAATCTCCTTCCATAAGGAAATAGCATCCAACTGAACACGTTCAATACGAGAACCAAACACGTAATAGACCTGTAATTAATATAGATAATTGCAGATTGTTTCTTACGAATATTAAGTTATGAAAATTAGCAGAAAATATAAATATTAGACAATATACGCGCTTACCtgcaaaattattatatattatagtcGAATGATTGTCATTCAAGAGAAAAATGGAACCAGATGCATCATTGAATGAGAATGGCCAGaaatgaatggaatggaattgaattgaatgACCACGTGATCCATCATAGCCACTCATGAATGACAAtgaattgaatggaatggaattgaattgaatgGTTTGGTGGGAACGCACCCtaagtgtgccaggcaaggtgctagCCTATCTATTGCTGATGCAGATTTGCAATCAGCTGCTGAAGTTGGAGAGACCTGAGAAGTCAGGGTTTACACCTGGTGAGTCAAAAACTGACTGCATCCTAGCACTTTGTGTACTGGTGGAGCACCAACATGAGTTTTGACAGGGGATGCTTTCAATCTATGTTGACCTCAAGAAggtgtttgattcagtgcatcacaAGGCTCTGGACCTTCTTGACTACACAGGATTCCTGCAGGAACTATTGGCTTgatgactggcctgtattctgggactgagagtgctgtgtgAAGTGTGTGTAGGGGATGGGGGGGAATGTtcagttttttcccttgaacACAGGAGTGAAGCAGGGCTGTGCCTTTGCCCCATTGCTTTTCAACACTCacatggactgggtactaggcagagttgtggaccagagtcattgtggaacATCTGTTAGCAATAccaggggttgttcctacctacactcagaatactgcacttccctacattgaactccatctgccatttatccgcccagtcatacaatctgttgagttcaccttggagaatactagtgtcctgatccgactcaattactctaccgatcttggtatcatctgcaaatttactaacatcactactaattcctgtatctaagtcattgatataaataataaacaaaagtggacctaataccgaaccttgtgggaccccactcgtaacacatccccagtcagatcttttaccattgatttgtactctttgcttcctattgctaagccacgccttgacccagttcaaaactttaacctctactccgtgagcctgtaatttaagcaacagtcgttggtgaggaactttgtcaaacgctttactaaaatcaagatagattacatcataattttcatctctgtcaaccgcctcaaatactttattgtagaatgacaagagattggtgaggcatgacctaccttttgtaaacccatgctgcgagtcgtgaattaagctatgtttctctaaatgctcccgaatgttcctggctattatggactccagcatcttgcctataactgatgttaagctaattggacgATAGTTtaaagcaactgacctgtccccctttttaaaaatcggcgtcacattagctactttccataggctcggcacatagccagtatttaccgacatggGCTATCTCTGGAATGACCATGTATCAAACTGGCGACTACGCTGTGGAACTGATTCGAGTTGTATTACCTGCATAGCCCATCATCGCCATATGGGCAAGTGGCATGCTACCCACAAGCTGACTCTGCTCACtgagttgtttctgtaagagagaACTCCAAGTGGTGGAGGCCAAAGGGATGCCCACATTGCTCATGGCTAGAGCAAGTCAGTCGATCCTGTCATGAGGTACTTGGGGTGGGAAGGGGGCCTACATGGTGACTTGCCCAGTGAAACCTCTAAGGGTGGTGGTAAGGAGGTGGGTGAGGCGATGCTCCCTCCGGTGTACAGTCCCATTGATCAATTGACTGatatcccaaatgaacaccactgagtgccaggattcaaacccgggccttctgactagaagtcagggtagcataccgaccagaccaccgatgggctaaaaggttactgcgccagaggccacttctgcggccattaactgacgccccagccccgcactgtggacatgaagtcagaaggcccgggttcgaatcctggtgttcatttgggatgtttttcactgtgttaatacagtttctctaattgACTGATATATTGATATGTAAATCTCCCTTGCCATTGTGAGGAAAATTAAAGTGACCTCGCTCTACCATGGGATGACCTAGCAGGAATGGTGGAGCTTATCAGGCAAGAAATGGCAATTTGTGGTAAAATACTGTCGGAAAAAATTGGTCTAACCTCAGGCCTACACTGTTAAGTAGCAATGGTTATGTCAGTACTTACAAGTAGTAGTTTTAAGGATAGATCCAGTTTGATTCTTCTTTGTCAACAACCCTAGTTTCCAGGATAAGTGTGCTGAGAAGCCAATAATTCCTcaataaatgaaaagataaataaatggattTACATCAGAGGAGGAAATATCCCTTGAAACAAGTCAAAGTGCACATTTATTCATTAGTCGTTAAGTATACGAAACTACATTTAATCACACAAGGTAATATGAGGCGTGTCATGCAAAAGGGAACTAAACCTCAAAAATGGCGGATTTGAGTTACAGACGGGAACCTGTTGTTCAGAGGTTTAAAAATCTTGTGGTAATGTTGGAAAAGGCAAAAGCGAACATCCTAGGGGCTGTACTAAGGTCCAAAGTGCACAGGGCTTGCTGGCAGCCCAGGGGGGCATGGCACAGGATGATCCAGACAACCCGGACGACGATATTATGGACTTCTATGACTCATCTGGTCATGGTTGTGAATCCATCGTGATGCATCATAATGGCATGAAGATTCTCCTTGGGATGAGTCTTTGTCAATGTGACTGGATTCAGCTTGGAGTCTTGAAGGAATCTTTTAGTCATCATGGTCTGCCCTGGTGGGTCCTGGGCAGTTCTGTTTCAGATCTCTCTCATCATCGTGTACTGTACCACACCAGATGCAGTAAAAGTAGTTTGACCTCAGGTAAGCTGTTAGAATATTGAGTTGTTCTTGAGGCTGTGGACAGAACAATAGTTAGTTTTCAGGTAAACCCTCTTCatttaatcatttttttatatatttatttttatacctcTGATGTCCTGTTGCTTCTGGGACCATGGCAAAAGTCTCCAGTTCTCCCTGCTTATTTATACACTCCCTTACACATCAATCACATccattctctcaccttcctcctggCAAAGAGGCAAGCTGATGGCCACAACAGCCTATTAACCCTTTCAGCCCGGGGGACGTTTATTCATGTCCTGGTCGTCAGGCGCTCCCATCCGGTGGACGTGTCTGTATGTCCTATTTGGTATGCGCCACATACGGGAGACATGTATATAAGTCCTGTTTAATTTGAGTATGCCATAGCAGGGATATGTTTTCTGGGACATGGATGGTTTTAGAGAAAATAATATGGGTAACTAAATTGTACGGTAACGAAGAAGAAATTCAACTGTGAGAACTATTGCAGTAACGCACatacctttttatatatatatatatatatatatatatatatatatatatatatatatatatatatatatatatatatatatataatatggattaaaaggggggaaaggtggtccgttgcttgaaaatGTCCGTTGCTTAAAAATATGGTTTTGATGTTTCTAAAGCCAGTGTCACACCAGACAAATCTACCCAGCCTCCCTTCTCGCTcggaacaatttttttttatgatccgggcggccaggcgcatgtgtgcgagTGGCCCTGACCGCGTGCTGGGCTTCAgcagctgatggtggtggtgatgatgggtgtcgGCAGCATGGCCCCCGCACCGGCGCCATTTTCgttggggcccgtgtgtgtgtgtggctgtgtttattgtgggcccaggctcctcaatttgctaattcttgttttccacatgtttcgcaggacttctttcttttcttccatctcttctttttcaaaaagaagagatggaagataggaaaggggtcccgtgcaacatgtggaggaTGAGAAGCCCAAACCtataataaacacagccacacacgcgCAGGCCCCGATGGGGATGCCGTTCGGGTGGCCAAcgctcatcatcgtcatcagccgcccgtcaccTGTTTGGGCCCGGCGCGTGGCCGGGGCTGTCTGCAGGCATGCAATGCAtgtgtttattgttattttagggctttgacgtttctaaagccaGTGTCACACCGGACAAATCTAACCAGTAACGGACAGAATGTCCATTGCTAGCTATTTGtccgttgagattttgtggtctgttaaatccgaaatccgttaaatcggggtccgttaaatcgagggtcaagtgtatgtgtgcgtgtatatatatatatatatatatatatatatatatatatagtcatccCCGCTGTCATGGTATttggactataaccctatgggaaaatatgcatttgggaagtcacctctgacacgtcatataaaacatgtttttcgttcttttaatgactgaaatgagacaagaccttgttagacaacaatatgtaatcaacactcaccctggggtcaaaatttagtagcacagaagacccaaaagtagcccaatttgcgataagtagcccaatctggcaacactgcagtgtgggcttttttttttttttttttaggataatgttgctatgagaaaatctgagtgagctgctggccaataggaaagcatattgccccgcctcctcctctctccttcccctcctctctgcctcctcctccctcctctctgccttcctcctcctctctccttcccctcctctctgcctccctccctcctcctctgccttcctcctcctctctcccttcccctcctctctgcctcctcctccctcctctctgccttcctcctcctctctcccttcccctcctctctgcctcctccctccctcctttctgccttcctccatTAGTTGACATGAAATATATGGGTGAGATATATATATggggtgactgtatatatatatatatatatatatatatatatatatatatatatatatacacagtaccctctcgagcttcgcgctcgcttcgttccgaaggtatagcgctaaactcgaggtattAAAActactgaaaaagcgcttatctgttccgacccgtggatttttaatttttttttcatgtgggctatggcaccggtagactatccatctgggcctgatggtcggccccaacctGCCATGGctcaggcaactgtttatagtggcgccattataattggctcatgccgccccccggtcgtgtgtgacgcacacccggaaaagctggagttgctggttgccctaggtggcgccaactcggtgggatgaaaaaagccctgtgtgacaccagcttacggataaccgtgaactcgctcccggttgggcgtatgggcattgcccgtagccccaacggttggatgaaaatggccattgtgacaccgccttaaggcagtgaagccgctgatagggtgagtgtcggtgatgacgtcattggactcccagcgaatcataagcgtgttttcagaactgtcagcagcgcgaaagtcgggatggtaagaatttaggactaaccgcgaaacttgtggatatatatatatatatatatatatatatatatatatatatatatatatatatatatatatatatatatatatatatatatatatatatatatatatatatatatatatatatatagagagagagagagagagagagagagagagagacttgaaacaagtttgtatagtttatatatgtattttcctctatttttatttgcgcatgttcaaGTATAAGTccttatgaagccattgataacaaatttattggggtatgaTATATCTGTGAGGATAAAAtatgtccgggaatgtagagtatcacGGCGGCAAATAAAGGCTgctcgggcctgagaaatgcatgactagtggaacagaaacttattggaaacttatggtgtgcgagagggttaaaatagtacaattgccttaatttacaatagattttcccaaaataaaagcaataataaatCAAACAGCTACAAATGCACTTTTGGAATCAATTCATTTAATATTTAACATAAAGGAAAAAACATCCATTCAGGTCACATGTAGGAAAGACAGTTTTGTGCTCCCTAGAAGCTGACACAAATGTGAAGTCTGTTTGGGTGGGGTCCGAACCTCTCTATGTTGCATCACCCCCAGTACATCACTCTCTCTTATGTCAGCTACGTACTATTTAAAATTGTGTATCAAATATTCTGTATGCACCAAATGAGATATGGCCTGGGAAATCCCCAAGCAGAACCCACCCAACTGGACTTCATGGCTGAGCCTGACTGGTATATTTTCCACAGATCATAAAATTATCCACTGCAGGCTCAAAAGGGGATTTAGGGACACCAATAAGTCACCATGATGTATCTGCCTTACAGTtttcccaagctttattctcCAGTCAACACATACCtcaaattcacattcttcctcttcttcctcctctccttcttggtTCTCTTCCTCTGCACCTTTAAGAATATAAGGTGGCCAAAACCATGACTCAACAGGTTCATCCAGGTTCTGAAATTGTATGAATAATACATGAAGGTAATTACTGTATGTGCTACTTATTCCTATCCTGCAGATTTGATGCATTACCTTGGCCAATGATATTCACCAAGTTTCATTATTCTTCAAAATGAATAGCAATAAATATTCCCAATAGGCATACTGTCCAATGACCTGGCCCAATCATGTCATACACATATCACTACACAATGAAGGTGACAATGCTACACAATGTAACTATTACTTCCCAATACCTGTTTTGAGTCCAACTGGTGGCAGACTCTCTGGCTCTTCATTAGGTCACGCTGCAAAAACTTTTCCTGCCTCTGATTACAGAGCCTTTCCCTGGAAGAAAAGTCATGCGTATAACACTTTACACATCATTAAGCAAATTGTCAAAAAGGCTGCCAAGTTATTGGGATATATTTAAATAGACAGCACAGCAACCACTGAACTCAACAAGAAAGTGAGATAATTACAATAAAGAAAGTCATCAAGTTGGGTGACACTATCTCTAAAAATATTGGCTTGCTATGAGGAAGTATTTAAGAAATTTGCATGGGATAACATGGAAATCAAGATAGAGGGTGAATATCATAAAGCAACCTTAGATTTGCAGATTACTGAAAGAAACTTGCATAGAATGAATGACCAAGGAACTTTATAGTCTATAAGTAGGCCTTAaacctttccatccgtgacgtagacgtcggcgtcacagtatggaaagggtcaagaggattaatcctcttctaaacctctcaatcctcctctatattcctcttccatgtcctcttaagaggtttagaagaggattaagaggaaatggaagaggattaagaggttgagaagaggactaaccctttccatacggtgacgctgtCGGCGTTGCTGGAGTGATGGGGTTaagataaacatgaaaaaaatagaggCAATATTTTATAATCAATTCGCAGGAAAATAAATAGTAGAAACAAAACACTTCAAAGTATAGAACACATATCTAGGATAAACAATTAGTGCAAACCCAGACCATGAAAATGTATCGGAAAAAGATAAGAATGGGATGGCATGCTTTTGGTAAACATAGTAATGCCATGAATAGCAACTTGTCACTCTCTGAAATAAAGGTGTACACAGCTCTTCTAAACAGAACAGAGTTAAAAGCCATTATCAACTTCTCTAACCGACTGACTTTGACCCATTACAGTCCGCCACAGTGTTGCTTCCCTTGCAGTCATTGTTATTATCTTGATAACTGTTCTTCTAATcctggtaactgcatgcctcctccctttcacagtgtccctgcacaagactttctacttaAGCTTACCtatatgctgtccaacttcttAATTCATGAGTaaatcagtatcttcattcttttgtcTATTTTACTGGTAATCTTTGGAACcatctttcttcatattcttttcctccttcctggcGAGCAAAATAACAAAACACCTCTCTGGCTAAAACAtattttttacttcatcttttgtTACAGGAATGGCAGCCTTTGGACATTTTTCATGAATTTGTTCTGCCCCAGGGTTGCCTCCTTTACCTGAAAATATTAATCATCCTCTGTCTTGTTGAACTATAGAAAAGACAGGTTGTAAAATGCTCTATTATTGAATTATGTAACCATATCAAAATTTAATTATATTTGGGAACTTAAAAAGTTTTTAATTGATCTTTTCGAATTGCTGCAATGATGCTTTCTAAATGGCTGTGAGTAGTTATGGGGCAGGTGTTTCAGCAAGGTCCAGTGTTCCAGGTACCCTTCTTTGTTCATGTTGGACTTGACTAGGGACACCCATTAGCTAAGACTCTTAATTTAAGAAACCAAGTGCCTGTGCTTACCTAAACTTTTCAGGATCTGTTTCCAGCTTCTGTTTATGTTgcttctgttgttttctctcttgGATTTTCCTGCGGTGGTCAGTGATCATCTGCTGCCAGCCAAGGCCCATGCGGTCACTCTTCACTTCCACTGCCACAGGCTCCAGCCGGCCCTGACCTCAGTTGGGTGGCAGCAAAGTAAATTATTCAATTTTTCAAAAGTGTTGCAGAATACTGATTGTTGTGcatcaataaaaatcatgaaaaggaCCATAAATCTAGCATATGGCCAAATAAATCCAGTCCCGAAGCCCAATCCCTCCAGAGATATTCGCAAAAGGAGGGACTTTATAAGCTCTAAGTAAACTACAGCACTGAGCTCTCTAATCCCTTGGCATGAAGGAGACAGAAATGCAATAGCTTTCATTTGCTGTGAGGCTGTGAGGCATAGTACTACAATATTTAATTTATATAATTCAAATAATTCTGGAAGAAAATATAGTTGCAAAGAAAAAATTGCTCACATTgctttatttcttgcaaaacaaAGGCATTCTGCTAGAAACCTGGCAGCTCCAATTTTCAtagcatttaacggtagcaagctgtaacatactctccctttgtctccgagctaaccactcacgaaccaacaaatgctacagtcgctgagccaatcagcacCCAGcatacagaacacagtgctctggttggtcgcctcccatccatcagccaatagtgtgccgtgtacgatcttccgtgggcaaactagctcaaggGGAAACGGCCATAGCTGTGTTTTCCATACgtgcgagtctttgtctactTATCTGCTGTACACTACGTATTTTATTTCGatttaatattcttttaatatgtttaattagtatttttatttttttacattgttttaaaatTTTTAGGCtcgaaaatgcttattttactgcaaaaacaattaaaataataaatatataaaattacctCTGTACTGCAAAATCCCGCGACATAGCGAAAAATCTGCGATATGAAATTAGATAcgtacaatttaaaaatccgcgatacagcgagaccacGAAAAGTGAACCGCAATATGGCGAGGGACGATTGTAtatgttttccttgttttatggcaTTATACATATTTCCTAAGTTCACCTATAGATCCATACGTGCGCGGGCAGGGAAGGATTACGTGGACATGTGGGCGTGGG comes from the Eriocheir sinensis breed Jianghai 21 chromosome 46, ASM2467909v1, whole genome shotgun sequence genome and includes:
- the LOC126981049 gene encoding G patch domain-containing protein 11-like isoform X2 — encoded protein: MAEEEPDYMSAEFLEQCVGKDDVRPGLLFSHSSKRQAQMEKKKCVRDGTNQHRFKSIKKVQEERLEEGLSTAISQNNKGFSMLQKMGYKPGTSLGKESQGRLEPVAVEVKSDRMGLGWQQMITDHRRKIQERKQQKQHKQKLETDPEKFRERLCNQRQEKFLQRDLMKSQRVCHQLDSKQNLDEPVESWFWPPYILKGAEEENQEGEEEEEEECEFEIGMTSPYGSWRHFQL
- the LOC126981049 gene encoding G patch domain-containing protein 11-like isoform X3 — encoded protein: MEKKKCVRDGTNQHRFKSIKKVQEERLEEGLSTAISQNNKGFSMLQKMGYKPGTSLGKESQGRLEPVAVEVKSDRMGLGWQQMITDHRRKIQERKQQKQHKQKLETDPEKFRERLCNQRQEKFLQRDLMKSQRVCHQLDSKQNLDEPVESWFWPPYILKGAEEENQEGEEEEEEECEFEPQEQLNILTAYLRSNYFYCIWCGTVHDDERDLKQNCPGPTRADHDD
- the LOC126981049 gene encoding G patch domain-containing protein 11-like isoform X1 — encoded protein: MAEEEPDYMSAEFLEQCVGKDDVRPGLLFSHSSKRQAQMEKKKCVRDGTNQHRFKSIKKVQEERLEEGLSTAISQNNKGFSMLQKMGYKPGTSLGKESQGRLEPVAVEVKSDRMGLGWQQMITDHRRKIQERKQQKQHKQKLETDPEKFRERLCNQRQEKFLQRDLMKSQRVCHQLDSKQNLDEPVESWFWPPYILKGAEEENQEGEEEEEEECEFEPQEQLNILTAYLRSNYFYCIWCGTVHDDERDLKQNCPGPTRADHDD